The proteins below come from a single Holdemania massiliensis genomic window:
- a CDS encoding InlB B-repeat-containing protein, whose amino-acid sequence MKITSRFDKVLKWLTVLAMTMSCFTDMPIRVVAESFDVDSVVSIESSTNGADASDSVNLTVSVTVNGQTVSAAKSVAPGTLTVRANDGYEIDSMDLDGTAFNDTIEVQETSQSLNISAHPTTTQVNEPEETEKTPEPTVTPETTPEVSEEPEVTETPEVTEPTETPTVTPEVTQTPETAYELSIEHYLEYEGVQYSDQTGIVELSSDSFVEGRYDYSSAAIQKEGLNVISQKMIINQDSFEEGKATVTIEYAIAEGYEIQKFENEIATFALVDATRISDLNIMPINTTSDGKNLNVERVDENGNSLGTENISIPNTWTLITDLAPSNQTLIYEGKTYQYVEIQNQGYSGDYSYIKSRNKSPKIQVSKNWIGKDSTSDQSIVNNAIKNLKFVYQSVVEATDIEITGDDVVNVGKQIKLNAVLTPAEAENSITWSTGNSYIASVNNGVVTGWTPGKVIITAKSSNGLTATKEITVTNNVTINFDLNGGTGTKPSNISANSGSIVTLPDGSGITRTNYILLGWSTSRDASSVYEKTDVPIAPTYPLNDSYEVPEKNTTLYAVWAQISGSVWGNIKIAIRKDGIVPAEPSIQYANYIYLADNKDLANVNLLDYFNPAHTVAGVENVANALQEGFYTYVNRKKRLKSILEF is encoded by the coding sequence ATGAAGATTACAAGCAGGTTTGACAAAGTTTTAAAATGGCTGACCGTCTTAGCGATGACGATGTCCTGTTTTACGGATATGCCGATTCGCGTTGTAGCGGAAAGCTTTGATGTCGATTCTGTAGTCAGTATTGAATCAAGCACCAACGGGGCTGATGCGAGTGATAGCGTAAATTTAACTGTAAGCGTTACTGTCAATGGTCAGACAGTATCCGCAGCCAAATCAGTCGCACCAGGAACCCTGACCGTCAGAGCCAACGATGGTTATGAAATTGATTCAATGGATCTGGATGGAACCGCGTTTAACGACACGATTGAAGTTCAGGAAACAAGTCAATCTTTAAACATTTCGGCTCACCCAACCACAACGCAGGTCAATGAGCCTGAAGAGACAGAAAAAACTCCGGAGCCCACAGTGACTCCAGAAACTACACCAGAGGTTAGTGAGGAACCTGAGGTTACGGAAACACCGGAAGTCACGGAACCAACTGAGACTCCAACGGTGACACCAGAAGTCACTCAAACCCCGGAAACCGCATATGAATTAAGTATTGAACACTATTTAGAATATGAAGGTGTTCAGTACAGCGATCAAACGGGAATTGTTGAATTATCGAGCGATTCTTTTGTAGAAGGTCGTTATGATTATTCTTCAGCTGCTATCCAAAAAGAAGGATTGAACGTCATCTCTCAGAAAATGATTATCAATCAGGATAGCTTTGAGGAAGGAAAAGCCACGGTTACTATCGAATACGCGATTGCCGAAGGTTATGAAATTCAAAAATTTGAAAATGAAATTGCAACTTTTGCGTTAGTTGATGCAACTCGAATTTCTGATTTGAATATCATGCCCATAAACACAACAAGCGATGGAAAAAACTTAAATGTTGAGCGAGTTGATGAAAATGGGAATTCCTTGGGCACTGAGAATATCAGTATTCCGAATACTTGGACTTTAATAACTGACTTAGCACCGAGTAATCAAACCTTGATCTATGAAGGGAAAACATATCAATATGTTGAAATTCAGAATCAAGGATATAGTGGTGATTATAGTTACATTAAATCCCGAAACAAATCCCCAAAAATTCAAGTTTCTAAAAATTGGATAGGTAAAGATTCCACTTCAGATCAGAGTATCGTTAATAACGCGATTAAAAACCTTAAATTTGTATATCAGAGTGTCGTTGAAGCAACGGATATAGAAATTACTGGTGACGATGTTGTGAACGTAGGTAAACAGATTAAACTAAATGCTGTTTTAACACCTGCGGAAGCTGAAAATTCGATAACCTGGTCAACTGGCAATAGTTACATTGCTAGTGTGAACAATGGAGTTGTAACTGGCTGGACGCCAGGTAAAGTTATTATCACCGCAAAATCAAGTAACGGTCTTACAGCTACCAAAGAAATAACGGTAACCAATAATGTTACTATTAATTTCGATCTTAATGGTGGAACAGGGACAAAACCTTCAAACATTTCTGCCAATAGTGGAAGTATTGTAACATTGCCTGATGGAAGTGGGATTACACGAACGAATTATATTTTGTTAGGTTGGTCTACTTCTAGAGATGCGAGTTCTGTATATGAAAAAACAGATGTTCCGATTGCACCAACTTATCCATTAAATGATAGTTACGAAGTGCCTGAAAAAAATACTACATTATATGCTGTATGGGCACAGATTAGTGGATCTGTTTGGGGAAATATTAAGATTGCAATTAGGAAAGATGGTATTGTACCTGCGGAACCATCAATACAGTATGCAAATTATATTTATCTTGCTGATAATAAAGATCTAGCTAATGTCAATTTGTTGGATTATTTTAATCCAGCTCATACTGTAGCGGGTGTTGAAAACGTAGCGAATGCTTTGCAGGAAGGCTTTTACACCTATGTAAACCGAAAAAAACGCCTCAAATCAATACTGGAATTCTAA
- a CDS encoding InlB B-repeat-containing protein, with the protein MDGVVRDRQSVFLNYEPNGYTSGLWPDSQETTVGGTLEVQDKGTLARSGYDFIGWNTRSDGKGTMYQPGNSITLNTSVTLYATWQLKDSVILTYASSDEAMGAVTWNKDVINPETGIPKGSSASANPGYKFVNWTCNGTEVSTNETLTKDVIDQFAKVDNRYIARTFVANFVKDEDQWVTVNFLPGEHGTLEGTTSYTDILTGTTWEDAGITVPTINANHGWTANGWDAAFAETIESNLTYTAQYEKDAADWVTVTFLPGEHGTLEGTTSYTDILTGTTWEDAGITVPTINANHGWTANGWDAAFAETIESNLTYTAQYEKDAADWVTVSFLPGEHGTLEGTTSYADILTGTTWEDAGITAPTINANHGWTANGWDAAFAETIESNLTYTAQYEKDAADWVTVTFLPGEHGTLEGTTSYTDILTGTTWEDAGITVPTINANHGWTANGWDAAFAETIESNLTYTAQYEKDAADWVTVSFLPGEHGTLEGTTSYADILTGTTWEDAGITAPTINANHGWTANGWDAAFAETIESNLTYTAQYEKDAADWVTVTFLPGTNGTLEGTTSYTDILTGTTWADAGITAPTINANHGWTANGWDAAFAETIESNLTYTAQYEKDAADWVTVNFLPGTNGTLEGTTSYTDILTGTTWEDAGITVPTINANHGWTANGWDAAFAETIESNLTYTAQYEKDAADWVTVSFLPGEHGTLEGTTSYTDILTGTTWEDAGITVPTINANHGWTANGWDAAFAETIESNLTYTAQYEKDAADWVTVTFLPGTNGTLEGTTSYTDILTGTTWADAGITAPTINANHGWTANGWDAAFAETIESNLTYTAQYEKDAADWVTVNFLPGTNGTLEGTTSYTDILTGTTWEDAGITVPTINANHGWTANGWDAAFAETIESNLTYTAQYEKDAADWVTVTFLPGTNGTLDGKTSYTDILTGTTWEDAGITAPTINANHGWTANGWDAAFAETIESNLTYTAQYEKNEADWATIIFRAGANGSLNTGDITIEDVLIGTHFGDAVKAIPTPVANDGYHFTAWNNPIPANDVEVIGNMEFVANFTANPTDPDPDEPNPGCPEGTTWDEAAQACLAPFVPGPGPEVPGPGPVNPGPGAEEEVIVEPETPEQGGTVTPTPTPEIEEIEEPEQPEVGHKGSWALINLIASLLGLLAALFLIFAKHQKDDDEEDQNQSAAMNEEDPEQLKRKRIYKWISGLTAVISVIVFVLTENMRLPMILVDKWTLLMVVFFLINAVTLYLGRRLHENEEDEEQTQA; encoded by the coding sequence ATAGACGGCGTTGTTCGCGATAGACAATCTGTATTCCTTAACTATGAACCTAATGGTTATACTAGTGGTTTGTGGCCAGATAGTCAGGAAACTACAGTTGGTGGTACTTTAGAAGTTCAGGACAAAGGAACCTTGGCGAGATCCGGATATGATTTTATAGGATGGAATACAAGATCAGATGGTAAAGGAACAATGTATCAACCGGGTAATTCCATTACCTTAAATACAAGTGTTACTTTATATGCAACGTGGCAGTTAAAAGATTCAGTAATTTTAACCTATGCTTCCTCTGATGAAGCGATGGGAGCAGTTACTTGGAATAAGGATGTAATTAATCCTGAAACAGGTATTCCTAAAGGGTCTTCTGCTTCAGCTAATCCAGGCTATAAATTTGTCAACTGGACATGTAACGGAACAGAAGTAAGTACGAATGAAACTTTAACAAAAGATGTAATCGATCAATTTGCTAAAGTGGATAATCGGTATATTGCTAGAACCTTTGTAGCAAACTTTGTAAAAGATGAAGATCAATGGGTCACTGTAAACTTCTTACCAGGTGAACACGGAACACTGGAAGGCACAACGAGCTATACAGATATTCTGACTGGTACGACATGGGAAGACGCAGGCATTACCGTTCCGACAATCAATGCCAACCACGGTTGGACAGCGAATGGATGGGACGCAGCGTTTGCGGAAACAATCGAAAGTAATCTGACTTATACAGCACAGTATGAGAAAGATGCAGCGGATTGGGTTACTGTAACATTCTTGCCAGGTGAACACGGAACACTGGAAGGCACAACGAGCTATACAGATATTCTGACTGGTACGACATGGGAAGACGCAGGCATTACCGTTCCAACAATCAATGCCAACCACGGTTGGACAGCGAATGGATGGGACGCAGCGTTTGCGGAAACAATCGAAAGTAATCTGACTTATACAGCACAGTATGAGAAGGATGCAGCGGATTGGGTCACTGTAAGCTTCTTACCAGGTGAACACGGAACACTGGAAGGCACAACGAGCTATGCAGATATTCTGACTGGTACGACATGGGAAGACGCAGGCATTACCGCTCCGACAATCAATGCCAACCACGGTTGGACAGCGAATGGATGGGACGCAGCGTTTGCGGAAACAATCGAAAGTAATCTGACTTATACAGCACAGTATGAGAAAGATGCAGCGGATTGGGTTACTGTAACATTCTTGCCAGGTGAACACGGAACACTGGAAGGCACAACGAGCTATACAGATATTCTGACTGGTACGACATGGGAAGACGCAGGCATTACCGTTCCAACAATCAATGCCAACCACGGTTGGACAGCGAATGGATGGGACGCAGCGTTTGCGGAAACAATCGAAAGTAATCTGACTTATACAGCACAGTATGAGAAGGATGCAGCGGATTGGGTCACTGTAAGCTTCTTACCAGGTGAACACGGAACACTGGAAGGCACAACGAGCTATGCAGATATTCTGACTGGTACGACATGGGAAGACGCAGGCATTACCGCTCCGACAATCAATGCCAACCACGGTTGGACAGCGAATGGATGGGACGCAGCGTTTGCGGAAACAATCGAAAGTAATCTGACTTATACAGCACAGTATGAGAAGGATGCAGCGGATTGGGTCACTGTAACATTCTTGCCAGGCACTAACGGAACACTGGAAGGCACAACGAGCTATACAGATATTCTGACTGGTACGACATGGGCAGACGCAGGCATTACCGCTCCGACAATCAATGCCAACCACGGTTGGACAGCGAATGGATGGGACGCAGCGTTTGCGGAAACAATCGAAAGTAATCTGACTTATACAGCACAGTATGAGAAGGATGCAGCGGATTGGGTCACTGTAAACTTCTTACCAGGCACTAACGGAACACTGGAAGGCACAACGAGCTATACAGATATTCTGACTGGTACGACATGGGAAGACGCAGGCATTACCGTTCCGACAATCAATGCCAACCACGGTTGGACAGCGAATGGATGGGACGCAGCGTTTGCGGAAACAATCGAAAGTAATCTGACTTATACAGCACAGTATGAGAAGGATGCAGCGGATTGGGTCACTGTAAGCTTCTTACCAGGTGAACACGGAACACTGGAAGGCACAACGAGCTATACAGATATTCTGACTGGTACGACATGGGAAGACGCAGGCATTACCGTTCCGACAATCAATGCCAACCACGGTTGGACAGCGAATGGATGGGACGCAGCGTTTGCGGAAACAATCGAAAGTAATCTGACTTATACAGCACAGTATGAGAAGGATGCAGCGGATTGGGTCACTGTAACATTCTTGCCAGGCACTAACGGAACACTGGAAGGCACAACGAGCTATACAGATATTCTGACTGGTACGACATGGGCAGACGCAGGCATTACCGCTCCGACAATCAATGCCAACCACGGTTGGACAGCGAATGGATGGGACGCAGCGTTTGCGGAAACAATCGAAAGTAATCTGACTTATACAGCACAGTATGAGAAGGATGCAGCGGATTGGGTCACTGTAAACTTCTTACCAGGCACTAACGGAACACTGGAAGGCACAACGAGCTATACAGATATTCTGACTGGTACGACATGGGAAGACGCAGGCATTACCGTTCCGACAATCAATGCCAACCACGGTTGGACAGCGAATGGATGGGACGCAGCGTTTGCGGAAACAATCGAAAGTAATCTGACTTACACCGCACAGTATGAGAAGGATGCAGCGGATTGGGTTACTGTAACATTCTTACCAGGCACTAACGGAACCCTGGATGGCAAAACAAGCTATACAGATATTCTGACTGGTACGACATGGGAAGACGCAGGCATTACCGCTCCAACAATCAATGCCAACCACGGTTGGACAGCGAATGGATGGGACGCAGCGTTTGCGGAAACAATCGAAAGTAATCTGACTTACACCGCACAGTATGAGAAGAATGAAGCCGATTGGGCAACAATTATCTTCCGAGCAGGAGCTAACGGATCTCTGAATACAGGTGATATCACGATTGAAGACGTTTTAATCGGCACACACTTCGGTGATGCTGTGAAAGCAATTCCAACACCTGTAGCAAACGATGGCTATCATTTCACAGCTTGGAATAATCCAATTCCTGCAAATGATGTTGAGGTCATTGGTAATATGGAATTTGTAGCGAACTTCACTGCTAACCCTACTGATCCAGATCCGGATGAACCGAATCCAGGCTGTCCGGAAGGAACGACATGGGATGAAGCAGCTCAGGCTTGCTTAGCTCCATTTGTTCCAGGTCCAGGTCCAGAAGTTCCAGGTCCAGGCCCAGTGAATCCGGGTCCAGGTGCTGAAGAAGAAGTCATTGTTGAACCGGAAACACCTGAACAGGGTGGAACTGTGACACCAACCCCAACACCGGAAATTGAAGAGATCGAAGAACCAGAACAGCCGGAAGTCGGCCATAAGGGTTCTTGGGCTCTGATCAACTTGATCGCTAGTTTGCTCGGTTTGTTAGCAGCACTGTTCTTGATTTTCGCGAAGCATCAGAAAGATGACGACGAGGAAGATCAGAATCAGAGCGCGGCGATGAATGAAGAAGATCCGGAACAACTGAAGCGCAAGAGAATCTACAAGTGGATCTCTGGCTTAACGGCTGTCATCTCGGTTATCGTCTTCGTTCTGACCGAAAACATGCGGCTGCCAATGATCTTAGTTGACAAGTGGACGCTGTTGATGGTTGTCTTCTTCCTGATCAATGCCGTAACGCTGTACTTAGGCAGAAGATTGCATGAGAATGAGGAGGACGAGGAACAGACCCAGGCGTAA
- a CDS encoding anaerobic ribonucleoside-triphosphate reductase activating protein, whose protein sequence is MGKTGRLLTDSSILYRCSQKYYDKVLDAYHLGSGQLPFLIFIYENEGITMNGLAQLGCYDKGTVTKGVQRLEEVGYVTIEVNPNDKRVRTLRTTAKAKQIIAQIYLIRQQWWDQITKNMSEKEAALFESLQSKAVANALEFLAEEEQASERVGIFGIQKMTLLDYPGKIASTLFTGGCNFRCPFCQNSDLVFLAENMAQIPKEELFDFLQRRQGTLEGICISGGEPLLQPGIEDFLRKIKELGYPVKLDTNGSFPEQLQHLIDVGLIDYVAMDLKNCRERYAETVGLVKLDLGAIEKSVALLLQDRIPYEFRTTVVKELHTEDDMRRLGEWIQGARRLVLQQFVDSERVIQQGLHACTKEEMEAFREILLPWVPDTELRGL, encoded by the coding sequence ATGGGGAAGACAGGACGTCTGCTTACAGATTCGTCCATTTTATATCGGTGTTCGCAAAAATATTATGATAAAGTGCTGGATGCTTATCATTTGGGATCCGGTCAGCTTCCGTTTTTAATCTTCATCTATGAAAACGAAGGAATTACGATGAATGGCCTGGCTCAGCTGGGCTGCTATGACAAAGGAACGGTGACCAAGGGGGTTCAACGCTTAGAAGAAGTCGGGTATGTGACGATTGAAGTCAATCCCAATGATAAGCGGGTGCGGACGCTGCGAACAACGGCCAAAGCAAAACAGATCATTGCGCAGATCTATCTGATCCGTCAGCAATGGTGGGATCAAATCACGAAAAACATGAGCGAGAAAGAAGCGGCACTGTTTGAAAGCCTGCAGAGTAAAGCCGTAGCCAATGCACTGGAATTTTTGGCGGAAGAGGAACAGGCGTCTGAACGTGTCGGAATTTTTGGAATTCAGAAGATGACGCTGCTTGATTATCCGGGAAAGATTGCCAGCACGCTGTTTACTGGCGGATGTAATTTCCGCTGTCCGTTCTGTCAGAATTCGGATCTCGTATTCCTGGCAGAAAACATGGCGCAGATACCCAAAGAAGAACTGTTTGATTTTTTACAGCGCCGGCAGGGAACGCTTGAGGGAATTTGTATCAGCGGCGGCGAACCGCTGCTTCAGCCTGGGATCGAAGACTTTTTAAGAAAGATCAAGGAATTGGGCTATCCGGTAAAGCTGGATACGAACGGCAGTTTTCCAGAACAGCTTCAACATTTGATTGATGTTGGGCTGATCGACTATGTGGCGATGGATTTGAAAAACTGCCGCGAACGTTACGCGGAAACGGTCGGCTTGGTGAAACTGGATCTGGGGGCGATTGAAAAAAGCGTTGCCCTGCTGTTGCAGGATCGAATTCCTTATGAATTCAGAACAACCGTGGTCAAGGAACTGCATACGGAGGATGACATGCGGCGGCTGGGCGAATGGATTCAGGGCGCGCGCAGGCTTGTCCTGCAGCAGTTTGTCGACAGTGAGCGGGTGATTCAGCAAGGTCTGCATGCCTGCACAAAAGAAGAAATGGAAGCGTTCCGCGAGATTCTGCTTCCGTGGGTGCCGGACACCGAGCTCCGGGGATTGTAG
- a CDS encoding ribonucleoside triphosphate reductase: MYKVVKRDGMITEFDISKISVAITKAFEAQQKQYHPSVIDMLALRVTADFEGKIKNDLIQVEDIQDSVESILIQSGYSDVAKAYILYRKQREKIRNMKSTILDYKDLVDSYVKATDWRVKENSTVTYSVGGLILNNSGAITANYWLSEIYDEEIANAHRSGDIHLHDLSMLTGYCAGWSLKQLILEGLGGVPGKITSKPAKHLASLCNQMVNFLGIMQNEWAGAQAFSSFDTYLAPFVKVDQLSYDEVKKCVESFVYGVNTPSRWGTQAPFSNITLDWVVPSDLAHQPAIIGGQPQDFTYGDCQKEMDMVNKAFIEVMIEGDANGRGFQYPIPTYSITKDFDWSDTENNQLLFEMTSKYGTPYFSNYVNSDMQPSDVRSMCCRLRLDLRELRRKSGGFFGSGESTGSVGVVTINLPRIAYLAKDQDDFYARLDRLMDISARSLKVKRQIITKLLNEGLYPYTRRYLGSFDNHFSTIGLIGMNEVGLNAAWLKADLTHPETQAFAQEVLNHMRQRLVVYQEEYGDLYNLEATPAESTTYRLAKHDKELYPDIITATEEGNTPYYTNSSHLPVGYTEDIFEALDVQDELQTLYTSGTVFHAFLGEKLPDWKAAASLVRKISQNYKLPYYTLSPTYSICKDHGYLAGEQYTCPICGRTTEVYSRITGYYRPVQNWNAGKTQEYKERKVYDMGHSVLKGRQALKEAPAQSENREVKAMPSASAEGRVLLFTTKTCPNCKMAGRMLEKAGIAYELIDAQEQAQLSEQFAIMQAPTLVVVDQDLNCLFRTNNVQEYITQKH, encoded by the coding sequence ATGTATAAAGTAGTAAAACGCGACGGAATGATAACGGAATTTGACATCAGCAAGATTTCAGTGGCGATCACCAAAGCTTTTGAGGCCCAGCAGAAACAGTACCATCCCAGTGTCATCGACATGCTGGCGCTGCGGGTAACCGCAGATTTTGAAGGCAAAATCAAAAATGATTTGATTCAGGTAGAAGATATTCAGGACAGCGTAGAATCCATTCTGATTCAGTCCGGGTATTCCGATGTCGCTAAAGCGTACATTCTGTATCGGAAGCAGCGGGAAAAAATCCGCAATATGAAATCAACAATCCTCGATTATAAAGATCTGGTCGACAGCTATGTGAAAGCCACAGACTGGCGCGTGAAGGAAAATTCAACGGTGACCTATTCGGTCGGCGGACTGATTTTGAACAACAGCGGTGCGATCACCGCCAACTACTGGCTTTCGGAAATCTATGATGAGGAAATTGCCAATGCCCACCGCAGCGGGGATATTCATCTGCATGATCTGTCCATGTTAACCGGCTACTGTGCCGGCTGGTCGCTGAAGCAGCTGATTCTGGAAGGCTTAGGCGGGGTACCGGGCAAGATCACCTCCAAACCAGCTAAGCATCTGGCGTCGCTGTGCAACCAGATGGTCAACTTTTTGGGCATCATGCAGAACGAATGGGCCGGTGCGCAGGCTTTCTCTTCTTTTGATACGTATCTCGCACCGTTTGTCAAAGTTGATCAACTGAGCTATGATGAAGTGAAAAAGTGTGTGGAATCGTTTGTCTATGGCGTGAATACACCGAGCCGCTGGGGTACGCAGGCGCCGTTTTCCAACATTACCCTGGATTGGGTTGTGCCTTCGGATTTAGCGCATCAGCCGGCGATTATCGGCGGTCAGCCGCAGGATTTCACCTATGGTGACTGTCAGAAAGAAATGGATATGGTCAATAAGGCGTTCATCGAAGTCATGATTGAAGGCGATGCCAATGGCCGCGGCTTCCAATATCCGATTCCAACATATTCCATTACCAAGGACTTTGACTGGTCCGATACAGAAAACAATCAGCTTTTGTTTGAGATGACCTCAAAATATGGAACGCCGTATTTCTCCAACTATGTCAACAGCGACATGCAGCCCAGCGATGTCCGCAGCATGTGCTGCCGGCTGCGGTTAGATCTGCGTGAACTACGGCGCAAGTCCGGTGGATTCTTCGGCAGCGGGGAAAGTACCGGCTCGGTCGGCGTCGTAACGATCAATCTGCCGCGGATTGCCTATCTGGCAAAAGATCAGGACGATTTCTATGCCCGCCTGGATCGCTTAATGGATATTTCTGCCCGTTCGTTAAAAGTCAAGCGGCAGATCATCACGAAGTTGCTGAACGAAGGCCTGTATCCGTATACCCGCCGTTACCTCGGCTCCTTCGATAATCATTTCTCGACGATTGGTCTGATCGGCATGAATGAAGTCGGACTGAATGCTGCTTGGCTCAAGGCGGATCTGACGCATCCGGAAACCCAGGCCTTTGCTCAGGAGGTCCTGAATCACATGCGTCAGCGGTTAGTGGTTTACCAAGAAGAATATGGCGATCTGTATAACCTGGAAGCGACGCCGGCGGAATCGACAACCTACCGCTTAGCGAAGCATGACAAGGAGCTGTATCCGGATATCATTACCGCAACGGAAGAAGGCAATACGCCGTATTATACCAACAGTTCGCATTTGCCGGTCGGCTACACCGAAGATATCTTTGAAGCGTTGGATGTTCAGGATGAACTGCAGACGCTGTATACTTCCGGTACGGTCTTCCACGCTTTCCTGGGTGAAAAACTGCCGGATTGGAAAGCCGCAGCTTCCCTGGTCCGCAAAATTTCCCAGAATTATAAGCTGCCGTATTATACCTTATCGCCAACCTATTCGATCTGCAAAGACCATGGCTATCTTGCCGGAGAACAATATACCTGCCCGATCTGCGGCCGGACGACAGAAGTTTACAGCCGGATTACCGGTTATTACCGACCAGTGCAGAACTGGAACGCCGGCAAGACGCAGGAATACAAGGAACGCAAGGTTTATGACATGGGGCACTCGGTTTTAAAAGGCCGTCAGGCGCTGAAGGAAGCACCGGCACAATCGGAAAACCGGGAAGTGAAGGCGATGCCGTCAGCCTCGGCGGAAGGCCGGGTACTGTTGTTTACGACCAAGACCTGCCCGAACTGCAAAATGGCAGGCCGGATGCTGGAAAAAGCCGGGATTGCCTACGAGCTGATCGACGCTCAGGAACAGGCGCAGCTCAGCGAACAGTTTGCGATCATGCAGGCACCGACACTGGTCGTGGTGGACCAGGATCTCAACTGCCTCTTTAGAACCAATAACGTTCAGGAGTATATTACTCAGAAACATTAA
- the deoC gene encoding deoxyribose-phosphate aldolase: MEEKLEVQLRELAGMIDHTILKPDATKQKVLEVCQECMDYHFKMIAVNSCQVTLCHHALKGSGVHVGAAVSFPLGQTELNVKLLETEHAIRQGADEIDYVVNLTELKSGNWDLVRKEMDRITRLCHQYEKICKVIFETCYLTEEEIMRLARIAREVKPDFIKTSTGFGPAGATAKDVFIMKHEAGEGVQVKAAGGIRSLETLLEMKKAGATRFGTSSSIKIMEEARKFLEEGGSL, from the coding sequence ATGGAAGAAAAGTTGGAAGTGCAGCTGCGCGAATTAGCGGGAATGATTGATCATACGATTCTCAAACCGGATGCGACAAAGCAGAAGGTGCTGGAGGTCTGTCAGGAATGCATGGATTATCACTTCAAGATGATCGCGGTCAATTCTTGTCAGGTTACGCTGTGTCATCATGCTTTAAAGGGCAGCGGCGTGCATGTTGGGGCAGCGGTCAGCTTTCCGTTAGGCCAGACTGAGCTGAACGTCAAGCTGCTGGAAACGGAACATGCAATCCGTCAGGGTGCGGATGAGATTGATTATGTCGTCAATCTGACGGAATTAAAAAGCGGCAACTGGGATCTGGTGCGCAAGGAAATGGATCGGATCACTCGCTTATGTCATCAATATGAGAAGATCTGCAAGGTCATCTTTGAAACCTGTTATCTGACCGAAGAAGAAATCATGCGTTTGGCGCGGATCGCCCGTGAGGTGAAACCGGATTTCATCAAGACTTCGACCGGTTTCGGCCCAGCTGGCGCGACGGCTAAGGATGTCTTTATTATGAAGCATGAAGCGGGAGAGGGCGTGCAGGTCAAAGCGGCCGGCGGCATTCGCTCGTTGGAAACGCTGCTGGAAATGAAAAAAGCCGGAGCTACGCGTTTTGGTACTTCTTCCTCAATTAAGATCATGGAAGAAGCCCGGAAGTTTCTGGAAGAAGGCGGATCGTTGTGA